One window of the Epinephelus moara isolate mb chromosome 24, YSFRI_EMoa_1.0, whole genome shotgun sequence genome contains the following:
- the ube2j2 gene encoding ubiquitin-conjugating enzyme E2 J2, with protein MNNNGNKRAPTTATQRLKQDYLRIKKDPVPYICAEPLPSNILEWHYVVRGPEKTPYEGGYYHGKLIFPREFPFKPPSIYMITPNGRFKCNTRLCLSITDFHPDTWNPAWSVSTILTGLLSFMVEKGPTLGSIETSDYTKRQLSAQSLAFNLKDKVFCELFPDVVDEMKQKQKAQEELSARTQPLPLPDVVPDGDPQHAHYGLPALNGGPVPLGGANPAPGLQQANRNHGLLGGALANLFVIVGFAAFAYTVKYVLRSIAQE; from the exons ATGAACAACAACGGGAATAAGAGAGCTCCAACCACAGCCACTCAGCGACTTAAGCAGGATTACCTCAGGATAAAGAAAGACCCTGTGCCTTACATCTGTGCAGAACCTCTCCCCTCCAACATCCTAGAATG GCACTATGTAGTCAGAGGTCCTGAGAAAACTCCATATGAAG GGGGATATTATCACGGAAAACTCATATTTCCTCGGGAATTTCCTTTTAAACCACCAAGTATCTATATGATAACACCAAATGGAAGATTTAAGTGTAATACAAG ATTATGTTTGTCCATCACAGACTTCCATCCAGACACATGGAACCCTGCGTGGTCCGTCTCCACCATCCTCACAGGTCTCCTAAGCTTCATGGTGGAGAAAGGTCCCACCCTCGGCAGCATTGAGACCTCTGACTACACA aaaagACAGCTGTCAGCCCAAAGCCTGGCCTTCAACCTCAAGGATAAAGTGTTCTGTGAGCTGTTTCCTGATGTAGTCGAT GAAATGAAGCAGAAACAGAAGGCCCAGGAGGAGTTAAGCGCTCGCACTCAGCCCCTCCCCTTACCCGACGTGGTTCCTGACGGTGACCCTCAACACGCCCACTACGGTCTCCCCGCCCTCAATGGCGGTCCTGTCCCCCTCGGGGGCGCCAACCCCGCCCCTGGCCTGCAGCAGGCCAATCGCAACCATGGACTTCTAGGTGGGGCTTTAGCCAACCTGTTTGTGATCGTAGGCTTTGCGGCGTTTGCCTACACAGTCAAGTACGTGCTGAGGAGCATAGCCCAGGAGTGA
- the LOC126386311 gene encoding RING finger protein 208-like — translation MFINEELECVVCCHEFSRGHWVPRVLHCNHTFCAPCLEKMSKQEGVIRSVSCPLCRWITCTRASLALPAALWVNTEIWDQITKEQQEMEQEKVEDLNNTKTQLIKPTLRTSRHTGFMSALQKMFSCVPLHE, via the exons ATGTTCATAAATGAAGAGCTTGAATGTGTCGTGTGCTGCCACGAGTTCTCCCGCGGCCACTGGGTCCCTCGGGTCCTCCACTGCAACCACACCTTCTGTGCCCCCTGCCTGGAGAAAATGTCCAAGCAGGAGGGGGTGATCCGCAGCGTCTCCTGCCCTCTGTGCCGCTGGATCACCTGCACCCGAGCCAGCCTGGCCCTGCCTGCAGCCCTGTGGGTCAACACGGAGATCTGGGACCAGATTACGAAGGAGCAGCAAGAGATGGAGCAAGAAAAGGTGGAGGatttaaacaacacaaagaCCCAACTCATCAAGCCAACACT aCGCACTTCAAGACACACCGGTTTCATGTCAGCGCTGCAAAAAATGTTTAGCTGTGTGCCGCTGCATGAATGA